A region of the Candidatus Dependentiae bacterium genome:
AACAATAAACATTCCCCACCAGATCATAACTTCGCCAAAATAGTTCGGATGACGTGAATAGCGCCATAATCCTTTCATCATGATTTGTCCTCTATTGGCAGGATCCTGCAGGAATAAATAAAGCTGCCAATCGGCAACGCTTTCAAAAAAGAGACCAATCATCCAAATTGCGAATCCTAAAAGATCAAAAAAGGTGAGCTCAATGGTGGTGCTGCTATTTACTATAATGATTGGTGTTGCAATGACGAGCATGATAATGCCTTGTAGTATAAAGACTTGTAGGTAACTGCGCCAAATAAATTGGTTGCCCCACATCTTTCGCCAACGGCTATAACGTGGATCTTCTTCTTTCCCTTTATTGCGCATATAAATGTGAATAGCTAATCGAGTTCCCCAAGTTAAAGTCATCACAGTAATCAAAATATGTCGTTGCAAAAAAATACCTGATTTAAAAAAACTGTAAAGTGCAATTAATATAAAGCCAATGCCCCATCCAATATCTGCAATACTGTTATCTTTTTTTTGCAATGCAAGAACAAATAAAATGTTCATAAAGACGAATATGATAAGTGCGCAATACATAAAGGTGACAATCATTGTTTCTCCTTTTTGATATGCATTGAGCATAGAAAATATTGAGTTTATGTATCAAGAGTTATATTACAACTTAGTTGGGTTGTAACTTTACAATACAACCAAAAAAATGCATCATAAATGCAATTAAAAACATATAAAAGCTAAACTGAGATATTATAAATATGCAAAGCTCAACAAATAAGAAGTTAACAAAAAAAGAGATAGGGGAGTTTCAAAACTTTATTTGGCAATTTTATAAACAATATGGACGTCCATTTGCATGGCGAAATGTAGAGAACTCATATTATATTTTAGTTTCAGAGATTATGTTGCAACAAACGCAAACATATCGTGTAGAGCCAAAATTTGAACAGTTTATTGCAGCATTTCCCGATATACAAACATTGGCCCAAGCAGATTTGCGGGATGTTTTGGGTGTATGGCAAGGTTTGGGATACAACCGACGAGGCAAAGCATTGTGGCAAAATGCGCAGCGTGTTGTTGATGAATTTAAGGGAGTATTGCCCGATGATCCGGATGTACTGCAAACATTTACTCATATTGGGCCAAATACTGCAGCTTCAATTACAGCCTTTGCATTCAATAAACCGGTTGTTTTTATTGAGACAAATATTCGTGCAGTCTTTTTGCATTCTTTTTTTAAAGATCAGGAAAAGATCAAAGATGCTCAGTTAATGCCATTGATTGCGCAAACTTTAGATGTAAATAATGCTCGAGAGTGGTATTATGCGCTGATGGATTATGGCGTGCATTTGAAAAAAAGTTTACCTAATCCTAGCCGTAAAAGTGCTCATCACGCAGTACAGTCAAAATTTCAAGGTTCAGATAGGCAAATTCGTGGCAAAATTATCAAAAAAATTGTAGAAGTTCAATCTATAAATAAAGATGAATTGATAATGTTTTTGGGTAAAGAGTCTGAGCGTTATGAACGTATTTTAAATGCATTGGTTGCGGAACAAATGGTTTTGGAAAAAAATAATCAAATTTATATTAAATAACTCACCTTACGCAATAAATACAATATATTAGATATCTTATAGTTACTTAAAACCTTTTTACTATGAATTATATTCTCTCTTGTTTTCCTGCCCGCCTTAGCTTCCATCTTACGTTGAAACTTACTCCTTCGCTGAAGCTTCTGCGCACAAGTCAGAGGACAGACCTACGAAGTGATTGTGTTAAAAGTCAATAAATCTTAAATTGTTTTTAGTTTTGCACAAAATAATATCTTAATGAAGTCTCATTTCAAAAGATAAGTATACTTTTACATTGTGCGTAACTTAATAAGTATTCTTTTAGGTAACATCGGTTCCCACTGGATCCTCTTCGCCTGTCCTCTGAAGTTTCAACGTAAGATGGAAGCTAAGGCGGGCAGGCTGCGGATGCCTATGCATTACCCACATCTTTTGTAATGCTTTAAATAATTATTTTAAACAGGTTTAACTTTCAAGCTTATTTTAGAAAAAATTACTTTCAAAATAATTATCACACAAAATAACAAAGTTTCTCACCCCTGTCATTCCTGCGAAGGCAGGAATCCACAATAAATGAAATAAATTCATTAAAAAATATTATTTTAGATTCCCTGTAATTTTCCTCATAAGCCCTACAATGCCTATGCTATTTAATTGTACAAGCTTTTTATGGATTCCTGCCTTCGCAGGAATGACAGGATGAGGGAAATGGCGCCATGGAAAGCCTAAAACAAAAAATATGTTTTTTAAAGGATAAAATGTGGATAATGCATAGGCGAATGCGGGGATCCACTAATTAAGATTTTCTCATTTTAGGATTCTTTATTTTTCATTAAACCTTTTTTAAAGCTATAGTTATTTCAAAACTTACATGATGCACTTTATTACGAATTAATCCCCGTTCTTACGAATTCGATAATCAAGATTATAAAGTTATTTCAACTTTATTTACTATCACAAAAAATAGAAATAAGGAAAATTTAATTAGTGGATCCCCGCATTCGCTAGGACGACAAAGAGGGTATTTCAACATTAAAAAACAATTTGTTATCGTGTATAATTTCATTCAAGAGATGAGAGCACAAGTTTCTATAAGAGGTCTATTGTTTAAACATACTTGATGACAAAATAGGCAAATTTATTTATTTTTTCACTTAGATTATTATCACATACTATTTGAAAACTGTGTGATAATAATTTTTAAAAAGAGTTTCTTCTAAAATAAGTTATTAAATCTATGAGTGTGTAAGATGAGTTAAGAGATGAGAGCACAAGTTTTTACAAGAGGTCTCGTGAATTTAAGTAAAGAACATTACTGTAATTATCAAGAAATTTGTGAAGACA
Encoded here:
- a CDS encoding DUF1295 domain-containing protein, producing MIVTFMYCALIIFVFMNILFVLALQKKDNSIADIGWGIGFILIALYSFFKSGIFLQRHILITVMTLTWGTRLAIHIYMRNKGKEEDPRYSRWRKMWGNQFIWRSYLQVFILQGIIMLVIATPIIIVNSSTTIELTFFDLLGFAIWMIGLFFESVADWQLYLFLQDPANRGQIMMKGLWRYSRHPNYFGEVMIWWGMFIVALNVPNGWISVISPIMISYILLFVSGIPLAEKQLQGLAQFAQYKRKTSIFIPWFTKKG
- a CDS encoding A/G-specific adenine glycosylase; translation: MQSSTNKKLTKKEIGEFQNFIWQFYKQYGRPFAWRNVENSYYILVSEIMLQQTQTYRVEPKFEQFIAAFPDIQTLAQADLRDVLGVWQGLGYNRRGKALWQNAQRVVDEFKGVLPDDPDVLQTFTHIGPNTAASITAFAFNKPVVFIETNIRAVFLHSFFKDQEKIKDAQLMPLIAQTLDVNNAREWYYALMDYGVHLKKSLPNPSRKSAHHAVQSKFQGSDRQIRGKIIKKIVEVQSINKDELIMFLGKESERYERILNALVAEQMVLEKNNQIYIK